In Phocoena sinus isolate mPhoSin1 chromosome 10, mPhoSin1.pri, whole genome shotgun sequence, a single genomic region encodes these proteins:
- the LOC116760739 gene encoding actin-related protein 2/3 complex subunit 3-like has product MPVYHSPLTDPDMKLIGNMALLPIRSQFKGPTPRETKDTDIVAETIYYFKANVFFKNYEIKNEADRTLIYITLYISQCLKELQKCNSKSQGKKEMYTLGIANFPIPREPGFPLNAIYAKPANKQEDEVMRTYLQQLRQETGLRLWEKVLTLRMINPASGGLAL; this is encoded by the coding sequence ATGCCGGTTTACCACTCTCCCCTCACGGACCCTGACATGAAACTCATTGGAAACATGGCACTGTTGCCTATCAGAAGTCAGTTCAAAGGACCCAcccctagagagacaaaagataCAGATATTGTGGCTGAAACTATCTATTACTTCAAGGCCAATGTCTTCTTCAAAAACTATGAAATTAAGAATGAAGCTGATAGGACCTTGATATATATAACTCTCTACATTTCTCAGTGTCTAAAGGAACTCCAAAAGTGCAATTCTAAAAGCCAAGGCAAGAAAGAAATGTATACACTGGGAATCGCTAATTTTCCCATTCCCAGAGAGCCTGGTTTTCCACTTAATGCAATTTACGCCAAACCTGCGAACAAACAGGAAGATGAAGTGATGAGGACCTACTTACAACAGCTGAGGCAAGAGACTGGACTGAGACTTTGGGAGAAGGTTTTAACCCTCAGAATGATAAACCCAGCAAGTGGTGGACTTGCTTTGTGA